The Henckelia pumila isolate YLH828 chromosome 2, ASM3356847v2, whole genome shotgun sequence genome includes a window with the following:
- the LOC140879918 gene encoding disease resistance protein RPM1-like translates to MAESAASFLFNQLTLFLQQKQGLLGGIGDNAVYIRDELGQMRAFLRAADEKEETDPQLKEWVNKVREISYDTEDVLETYMLKLARLHPDADGYKRYIKKPYTAVKKLMIRHQIASEFQKIKLRMENVAKTQQRFKDIYDFKDQLGSSSKTYDTRGDALLLEEEEVVGIEKPKKLLVEWLKHTGDGLMVISVVGMGGLGKTTLVKKIYDDVSVKANFDCHVWVTVSENFDLERLLRDMIYQLDNEVKLQPPQNLEAMSGDEMKEYVYKFLKDKNYLIVLDDIWKISVWESIKYAFPRKIARGRTIITTRLHNIGNAVCSETCGHLYNLDPLNAENSKKLFYRKAFPRNSCPPYLNEISESILKRCEGLPLAIVVIGGLLATKNNNFEDWKMFERTITFELQGDDLKRMTKLLSLSYHDLPYYLKACFLYLSIFREDEFLEKWEVIRLWVAEGFVEGKDGKTLEEVAEAYLNQLLNRNLIQVALTGLDRMPKGFRIHDVLREYIISKSREKNLLTVTTGGEMVCPDKIRRMTIHGRFKETEEFYNVNYLRSLFWLEFEDPEFGLIFQKVLSHCKLLKILNLRKSPIDSFPNEVFKLYHLKYLGLSGTNIEVIPKSIGNLENLETLDMERSKVTELPIEILKLRKLRHLLVSPQNTTEPGSFDLYAQGLKAPYEIGSYLRSLQTLCRIDADEADGIKIVREVGKLTQLRSLGITKLRGEDGRDLCSSLAKLTNLRWLYITGIKEDEVIDLDHSLSSLSLPFLRVIFLRGRLEKFPRWVCSLHGLSVVQLLCSRLREDPLQHLEDLPNLVFLHMGMHAYEGEELIFKGGKFQKLERLSLETLRGLRCVRVEKDSMRNLKELDIWDCERMEELPEGMEYLRNLQFLDLVNMSEKFNKRLAEQKHHEWKLSHVSKIVVVNFVNNDFSQLVDFMDMSSNNGINE, encoded by the coding sequence AGGGCATTCCTTCGAGCTGCGGATGAGAAAGAAGAAACTGATCCTCAACTCAAAGAATGGGTCAACAAAGTGCGCGAGATCTCTTACGACACCGAAGACGTCCTTGAAACATACATGCTCAAACTAGCCCGTTTACATCCTGATGCAGATGGATACAAGCGATACATCAAAAAGCCTTATACCGCGGTGAAAAAATTGATGATCCGCCACCAAATTGCTTCTGAATTCCAAAAAATCAAGTTGAGAATGGAAAATGTTGCTAAGACTCAACAGAGATTCAAAGACATTTATGATTTCAAGGATCAACTAGGATCAAGCAGTAAAACGTATGACACTCGAGGTGATGCTCTTCTATTGGAAGAAGAAGAGGTTGTGGGCATTGAAAAACCAAAGAAACTGCTTGTAGAGTGGCTCAAGCATACTGGGGATGGGCTTATGGTCATTTCAGTGGTTGGCATGGGTGGGTTGGGCAAAACGACCCTTGTTAAAAAGATCTACGATGATGTGTCAGTAAAGGCCAATTTCGATTGCCATGTGTGGGTTACTGTTTCAGAGAATTTCGATTTAGAGCGTCTTTTGCGAGACATGATTTACCAGCTTGATAATGAAGTCAAGCTACAACCACCTCAAAATCTGGAAGCAATGAGTGGTGATGAAATGAAAGAATATGTTTACAAGTTTCTCAAGGACAAAAATTACCTGATTGTCCTTGATGACATTTGGAAAATATCAGTATGGGAATCCATCAAGTATGCATTTCCAAGAAAGATTGCTCGTGGCCGCACCATCATCACGACACGCTTACATAACATAGGCAATGCTGTTTGTAGCGAGACCTGTGGCCATTTGTATAATTTGGATCCTTTGAAtgctgaaaattcaaaaaagtTATTTTACAGAAAGGCATTTCCACGGAACTCATGTCCTCCTTACTTGAATGAAATCTCAGAAAGTATCTTAAAGAGATGTGAGGGCTTGCCACTTGCAATTGTTGTCATTGGTGGGCTCCTAGCGACCAAAAACAACAATTTTGAAGATTGGAAAATGTTTGAGCGAACCATCACTTTTGAATTACAGGGAGACGATCTCAAAAGAATGACTAAATTACTGTCTCTCAGTTATCATGACTTGCCCTACTATCTCAAAGCATGCTTCTTGTACTTGAGCATCTTTCGAGAAGATGAATTTCTCGAAAAGTGGGAAGTAATTCGACTGTGGGTAGCAGAAGGTTTTGTGGAGGGAAAAGACGGAAAGACACTAGAAGAAGTGGCAGAGGCCTATCTTAACCAGCTTCTCAACAGAAATCTAATCCAGGTAGCACTTACAGGTCTTGATAGAATGCCAAAAGGGTTTCGTATCCATGATGTTCTACGAGAATacatcatttcaaaatcaagagaAAAAAATCTTCTTACAGTAACTACCGGAGGAGAAATGGTGTGTCCTGATAAGATCCGACGTATGACAATTCATGGTAGATTTAAAGAGACAGAAGAATTCTACAATGTCAATTATCTTCGCTCTTTGTTTTGGTTGGAGTTTGAAGATCCAGAATTTGGACTCATCTTCCAAAAGGTTTTGAGCCATTGCAAGCTATTGAAGATATTGAATCTAAGAAAATCTCCGATAGATAGCTTCCCAAATGAGGTATTCAAATTATATCATCTCAAATATCTCGGCTTAAGTGGAACAAATATCGAAGTCATTCCAAAATCAATCGGAAATCTTGAAAACCTAGAGACATTAGATATGGAGCGATCCAAAGTGACAGAATTGCCTATCGAGATTCTGAAGCTTCGCAAACTTCGGCATCTTCTAGTATCACCGCAGAACACCACAGAACCGGGCTCTTTTGATCTTTATGCACAAGGCTTGAAGGCGCCATATGAAATAGGATCTTACTTGAGATCCTTACAAACGCTATGTCGGATAGATGCAGACGAAGCAGATGGCATTAAAATAGTGCGAGAAGTAGGGAAGCTAACTCAACTCCGATCGTTAGGCATCACAAAGCTGAGAGGGGAAGATGGAAGGGATCTTTGCTCGTCGCTGGCGAAGCTTACCAACCTGCGGTGGTTATACATTACAGGCATTAAGGAGGATGAGGTGATAGATTTGGATCACTCTTTATCTTCTTTAAGTTTGCCATTTCTTCGTGTAATTTTTCTACGGGGACGCTTGGAGAAGTTCCCTCGGTGGGTGTGTTCGCTTCATGGGCTCTCTGTAGTACAATTATTGTGTAGTAGACTAAGAGAGGATCCCTTACAGCACCTTGAAGATTTGCCCAATCTGGTATTCCTACACATGGGTATGCATGCATATGAAGGCGAAGAATTAATTTTCAAGGGCGGAAAATTTCAGAAGCTTGAAAGATTGTCTCTGGAGACATTAAGAGGATTGAGATGTGTGAGAGTGGAGAAGGATTCGATGCGTAATCTGAAAGAATTGGATATATGGGATTGTGAACGAATGGAGGAGTTGCCGGAGGGTATGGAGTATTTGAGAAATCTTCAGTTTTTGGACTTGGTGAATATGTCggagaaattcaataagagactTGCTGAGCAGAAACACCATGAGTGGAAGCTTTCGCACGTTTCCAAAATTGTTGTTGTGAATTTCGTCAATAATGATTTTAGTCAGTTGGTGGACTTTATGGATATGTCGTCAAACAATGGGATTAACGAGTGA